The Candidatus Methylomirabilota bacterium genome includes the window GTGAGCAGGCTGTTCACGAGCGGCTTGCCGAACTCTGCTTTCTGGGCCGCGTGGAAGTCGATGTGCAGCGGCTGCGGGTTCATGGTGAGGCAGGTGAAGAAGACGTTGTCGGATTCGGTGATGGTGCGCCCGGGCTGATGCTGGAAGGTCTGCCCCAGCTCCAGCTCCTCGAACAGCTTGCCGGCCATCGGTGGCCTCCTTGCCGGGTGGGCGGAGCGGGGGTCCTAGCGCGCAGCGGCGGGGACGGCGTCGAGCTCGGCGATGACCTGCGCGCTCGAGTCCACCCGGCCGAGCAGCCGCGCGAAGTTCTCGCAGGCCGCGTCGTGCAGCCGGCGGCTGGCCGCGCCGCAGCCGTCCTCCACGAGCAGGCAGCGGAAGCCCCGGTCGGCTGCGTCCCGTGCCGTCCCCTCCACGCAGGAGTTGGTGGACACGCCGGTGAACACGAGCTGCTCCACGCCCCACGCGCGCACCAGCCGCTCGAAGCCCGAGGAGTGGAACGCGCTCATCGTGGTCTTGTTCAGCACCGGCTCGTGCGGCCGCGGCGCCAGTGCGTCCAGGATCTCGTGCTCGCGCCGGCCCTTCGTGTTGCCGACCGCCTCCGCCATCGGGCGCATGTGCGGCGGCAGATCGCTGTAGTCGGGCAGCTCGGAGCCCACCGTGAGGTACACGACCCGGAGGCCGCGGCCGCGGAAGACCTCGAGCAGCCGCTGGATGGTCGGGACCACCACGCTCTCGATCCGATCGAAGCGCTCGCCGCCCTGGTCCTGGCGCCCCTGGTCCTTCAGGAGCCGCCCCAGCCCCTCGTGGCGCGATCCGCTCGCGTATTGCATGTCCACCACCACCAGCGCCACCCGCTTCGCGTCGAGATGGAACCCCGGGTTGAACTGCCCGGCGTAGTCCTTCACCCCCTCTCCCCCCAGGGGAGCGGGCCGGGGTGAGGGGCGCGCCGTGGACCCGGACATGGACAACCTAGCAGGCCGGACGCCGCAGCACGCCCGGATCGATCCGCCGCGACACCCACTGCCCGTCGCTCGGGCTGCCGAGCAGGCGTCCCCGCTCGGCGATCACCTTCCCGCGCAGCAGGGTCATCACCGGCCAGCCCGAGACCGCCCAGCCCTCCCAGGGGCTGTAGTCCGTCACGTGGAAGTCGTCCTTGGTGAGCGTCTTGCGGATCGTCGGATCGATCAGCACCAGATCGGCGTCGCTGCCCGGGGCGATCACGCCCTTCTTCGGGTAGAGGCCCATGATCCTGGCCGCGTTCGTCGCGGTGATGTCGGCGAAGCGGGTCAGCGACATGCCGCGCTTGACCACACCCTCGGTGAAGCCGATGCCGATCCGCGCCTCCGCGCCCACGTTGCCGCCGGTGACGTCCTCGATCGTGCGCCCCTTCAACTTCAACTCGAGGCTCGTCGGGTACTCGTCGGTGGCGAGCGTCGAGAGCCCGTCGTGCACCAGTCCGTTCCAGAGGGCCTGCTGGTCCTCCGGGAACTTCAGCGACGGATAGGTGTGCGAGCAGAAGCCTCGCGGGGTCTTGTAGTACTCCGCGTTGAAGCAGGCGTACTGGTGAAGCGTCTCGCCGTAGACCGGCAGCCCCTGCGCGCGAGCCTCCGCGACCGTCTCGACGCCTTCGCGCGCCGAGACGTGCACGAAGTACACGCCGGCGCCGCTGGCCCTGGCGAGCGCCACGGTGCGGCGGAAGGCGAGCAGCTCGGAGAGCTTGGTGTGCACCAGGTGGAGATTCGTCCCGTCCATCCGGCCTTCCTCGCGGAAGCGCTCGTAGTTGAACTGGACCAGATCCTCGTCCTCGCCGTGCACGACCATGATCCCGCCCGCCTTCGCGACCTTCTCCATGGCGAAATGGATGCGGCCGAAGTCGATGCGGTTGCCCGACCGCTTGGGATGCGGCGGCAGCACGTTGGTGGTGAAGACCTTGAAGCTCGGATGGCCCGC containing:
- a CDS encoding amidohydrolase family protein, which codes for MLDLVIRNGQVITPQGAGLWDVGVRGEQIAVVAAPGTLPTDAARVIDAAGQIVSPGGVEPHAHLAHGIMSHPEEPAITLGPEDDTRGMACGGTTTHIDFAYVRPGGDIQPVIEQRASRWKGNSYVDYAFHITLAGALPIRVFDQIGEAIQAGHPSFKVFTTNVLPPHPKRSGNRIDFGRIHFAMEKVAKAGGIMVVHGEDEDLVQFNYERFREEGRMDGTNLHLVHTKLSELLAFRRTVALARASGAGVYFVHVSAREGVETVAEARAQGLPVYGETLHQYACFNAEYYKTPRGFCSHTYPSLKFPEDQQALWNGLVHDGLSTLATDEYPTSLELKLKGRTIEDVTGGNVGAEARIGIGFTEGVVKRGMSLTRFADITATNAARIMGLYPKKGVIAPGSDADLVLIDPTIRKTLTKDDFHVTDYSPWEGWAVSGWPVMTLLRGKVIAERGRLLGSPSDGQWVSRRIDPGVLRRPAC
- a CDS encoding isochorismatase family cysteine hydrolase, which gives rise to MKDYAGQFNPGFHLDAKRVALVVVDMQYASGSRHEGLGRLLKDQGRQDQGGERFDRIESVVVPTIQRLLEVFRGRGLRVVYLTVGSELPDYSDLPPHMRPMAEAVGNTKGRREHEILDALAPRPHEPVLNKTTMSAFHSSGFERLVRAWGVEQLVFTGVSTNSCVEGTARDAADRGFRCLLVEDGCGAASRRLHDAACENFARLLGRVDSSAQVIAELDAVPAAAR
- a CDS encoding MaoC/PaaZ C-terminal domain-containing protein, with the translated sequence MAGKLFEELELGQTFQHQPGRTITESDNVFFTCLTMNPQPLHIDFHAAQKAEFGKPLVNSLLT